A DNA window from Litorivicinus lipolyticus contains the following coding sequences:
- the cydB gene encoding cytochrome d ubiquinol oxidase subunit II, which produces MEFFDYPTLRVIWWALLGILLIAFAVMDGFDLGAAMALPWVAQTDTQRRVVINAVGPVWEGNQVWLVLGGGAIFAAWPALYALSFSGFYLAMFLVLVGLILRPVAFKFRSKREDPSWRQRWDWTLFGSAAVPALVFGVAMGNVLIGVPYSFDLDLRVTYTGNLFGLLNPFALLAGLVSVAMLLGHGTLYLCLKTEGVIRQRARSIAAIAWLIAVALYALAGVWLWLGFDGMAVSNLVLDGPSNPLRKTVDVVPGQFFANYADWPWMMVAPLIGLAGGLVVAALAFKRAFGSAFVVSKLAIGGVIASVGLALFPIILPSSTHLSQSLSVFDASSSHTTLGIMLVCTVIFLPLIVAYTGWVYRVLWGTVREADVETHSKSMY; this is translated from the coding sequence ATGGAATTTTTTGATTATCCGACCTTGCGCGTCATTTGGTGGGCGCTGCTGGGAATTTTGCTGATTGCCTTTGCGGTCATGGATGGCTTTGATTTGGGCGCTGCCATGGCGCTGCCCTGGGTCGCACAAACCGACACCCAACGCCGCGTCGTGATTAATGCGGTTGGCCCGGTGTGGGAAGGTAATCAGGTTTGGCTGGTACTGGGGGGCGGCGCCATCTTTGCGGCGTGGCCGGCCCTGTATGCCTTGAGTTTTTCGGGGTTTTACCTGGCTATGTTTTTGGTTTTGGTCGGCCTGATTCTGCGCCCTGTGGCGTTTAAGTTTCGCTCCAAGCGCGAGGATCCGAGCTGGCGTCAGCGCTGGGATTGGACCTTGTTTGGCAGTGCCGCGGTGCCCGCGTTGGTGTTTGGGGTGGCCATGGGCAATGTCTTGATTGGCGTGCCCTACAGTTTCGATTTGGATTTGCGGGTGACCTACACGGGTAACTTATTCGGGCTGCTGAATCCTTTTGCGCTGTTGGCCGGGCTGGTCTCGGTGGCGATGTTATTGGGACACGGCACGCTCTATCTGTGTCTGAAAACGGAGGGTGTGATTCGCCAGCGCGCCCGTTCGATCGCGGCCATAGCTTGGCTGATTGCGGTGGCGCTGTATGCGCTGGCGGGTGTGTGGTTGTGGCTCGGCTTTGATGGCATGGCGGTGTCAAACTTGGTCTTGGACGGTCCGTCGAATCCGTTGCGTAAAACCGTCGATGTGGTGCCCGGCCAGTTCTTTGCGAACTACGCCGATTGGCCGTGGATGATGGTGGCGCCTTTGATCGGGCTGGCCGGCGGGCTGGTGGTTGCGGCGTTGGCCTTTAAGCGCGCATTTGGCAGCGCATTTGTGGTCAGTAAATTAGCCATTGGCGGGGTGATCGCCAGTGTCGGGCTGGCGCTGTTTCCGATTATTCTGCCGTCCAGCACGCACCTCAGCCAGAGCTTGAGTGTGTTCGACGCCAGTTCGAGTCACACCACGCTGGGCATCATGCTGGTGTGTACGGTGATTTTTCTGCCCTTGATTGTCGCTTACACCGGGTGGGTGTATCGGGTGCTATGGGGCACCGTCCGCGAGGCGGATGTCGAGACCCACTCAAAATCAATGTACTGA
- the cydX gene encoding cytochrome bd-I oxidase subunit CydX → MWYFAWALGLGLAVAFGILNGMWFEMNEDAE, encoded by the coding sequence ATGTGGTATTTCGCATGGGCACTGGGCCTGGGATTGGCCGTCGCATTTGGGATTTTGAACGGCATGTGGTTCGAAATGAACGAAGACGCGGAGTAA
- a CDS encoding DUF924 family protein, with the protein MTTQLLAAALTPHAVLDFWFNDNGQPAPSSVLGKRWFAGGTVVDAAIAERFGWAVDQAVANGLKDWESAPRERLALIVLLDQFTRNLYRGTVKAFMGDHRARRLATTGWVHGEFDDFSWIERVATLMPFEHSENLDDQRFCVAQMERISATVTESERAFADGFVNAARQHHDIVAEFGRFPHRNPVMGRANTAAEDAFMHDGPRFGQ; encoded by the coding sequence ATGACAACTCAATTATTGGCGGCCGCGCTGACGCCGCATGCGGTCCTCGACTTTTGGTTTAACGACAACGGCCAGCCGGCCCCCAGTTCGGTGTTGGGCAAGCGTTGGTTTGCCGGCGGTACCGTCGTCGATGCGGCCATTGCCGAGCGCTTCGGTTGGGCGGTTGATCAGGCCGTCGCGAATGGTTTAAAAGATTGGGAAAGCGCGCCGCGCGAACGCTTGGCCCTGATCGTGTTGCTGGACCAATTCACTCGAAACCTTTACCGCGGCACGGTCAAAGCCTTCATGGGCGACCATCGGGCCCGACGCTTGGCCACGACCGGATGGGTACACGGCGAATTTGATGATTTCAGTTGGATCGAGCGGGTCGCCACCCTGATGCCATTCGAGCACTCGGAAAACCTGGATGATCAGCGTTTTTGTGTGGCTCAAATGGAGCGTATCAGTGCCACGGTTACCGAGTCAGAGCGGGCATTCGCGGATGGCTTCGTCAACGCCGCGCGCCAGCACCACGACATCGTCGCTGAGTTTGGCCGTTTCCCGCATCGAAACCCGGTTATGGGCCGGGCCAATACGGCGGCGGAGGATGCCTTTATGCACGACGGTCCCCGGTTTGGTCAGTAG
- a CDS encoding mechanosensitive ion channel family protein, producing MEFTSFELTALASTYVVPFLINLAIAAAIFIIGRVVARALRGVVQKLLNKKADSDPMLTEFIGSIVYAIALTFVVIAALGRLGVQTTSLVAILGAAGLAIGLALQGSLANFAAGVMLLAFKPFRQGHFIEAGGVTGVVENIGIFSSTLRTGDNKEVIVPNGKIYGDTITNYSARNTRRVDLVYGIGYDDDIQKAKDVLNNLIATDPRILREPAPVVAVGNLGASSIDFYVRPWVAAADYWDVLFDLNERVVAAFAQHDISIPFPQMDVHLPGGVRTLSHDPVPAKTEDA from the coding sequence ATGGAATTCACCAGTTTCGAGCTGACCGCGCTCGCCAGCACCTACGTGGTGCCGTTTTTAATCAACCTGGCCATTGCCGCCGCGATTTTTATCATCGGACGCGTTGTCGCCCGCGCGCTTCGCGGCGTGGTGCAAAAACTGCTGAATAAAAAAGCTGACAGCGATCCGATGCTGACTGAATTCATCGGCAGTATCGTCTATGCGATCGCACTGACCTTTGTGGTGATCGCGGCGCTCGGTCGACTGGGCGTCCAGACCACGTCCCTGGTCGCGATTTTAGGTGCCGCCGGTTTGGCCATCGGTTTAGCGCTGCAAGGCAGCCTGGCGAATTTCGCCGCCGGCGTGATGCTGTTGGCATTTAAGCCATTTCGCCAAGGCCACTTCATCGAAGCCGGCGGCGTCACCGGTGTGGTTGAAAACATCGGTATTTTTTCGAGCACACTGCGTACCGGTGACAACAAAGAAGTGATTGTCCCGAACGGAAAAATCTACGGCGACACCATCACCAACTATTCCGCTCGCAATACGCGACGTGTGGATCTGGTGTACGGCATCGGCTATGACGACGACATCCAAAAAGCCAAAGACGTGCTGAATAACCTGATCGCCACCGACCCCCGCATTTTGCGTGAACCCGCCCCCGTCGTCGCCGTCGGTAATCTGGGCGCCAGCAGCATCGACTTTTACGTCCGCCCCTGGGTTGCCGCTGCCGACTACTGGGATGTCTTGTTCGACCTTAACGAGCGGGTGGTCGCGGCATTTGCACAGCACGACATCAGCATTCCGTTCCCACAAATGGATGTTCACCTGCCCGGTGGTGTGCGCACACTGTCACACGACCCTGTGCCCGCCAAAACCGAAGACGCGTAA
- a CDS encoding cytochrome ubiquinol oxidase subunit I, translating into MIDQTLVELSRLQFAATAMYHFLFVPLTLGLSFMLVIMESVFVMTGRTVWRDMTKFWGTLFGINFAMGVATGIVMEFQFGMNWSYYSHYVGDIFGAPLAIEGLMAFFLEATFVGLFFFGWERLSRVKHLMVTFLVAIGSNLSALWILVANGWMQHPVGSAFNVDTMRMEITDFGAVLTNPVAQAKFVHTVSAGYVTGAIFVLSISAWFLLRGQHRALARRSFAVAAAFGLASSLSVVVLGDESGYTLTENQKMKLAAIEAMWETEEAPAAFTLFGFPDQDARETHAEIKLPYVMGLIATRSLDGEVEGINDIVADGAYRVKSGVIARRALRELQLNPADKVAQLAFETYEENLGHAMLLDAVAVDPLNPTDREIQTAADSLVPTIAPLFWSFRLMVALGMFFIAATAYAFWLSTTHQVEDKRWFLWVLAYSWPLPWVACELGWFVAEFGRQPWIIEGVLPTANAVSGLAVWEVGLTLAGFTALYAVLIFIEVRLMLKVLRQGPEPSHAVPRATALSGMAQLTGK; encoded by the coding sequence ATGATAGACCAGACGCTGGTCGAGTTATCGCGACTGCAGTTTGCAGCGACGGCGATGTACCACTTCTTATTTGTGCCGCTAACGCTGGGCTTGTCGTTCATGCTGGTGATCATGGAAAGCGTGTTCGTCATGACCGGGCGCACGGTGTGGCGCGACATGACCAAGTTTTGGGGCACCCTGTTCGGCATCAACTTCGCCATGGGCGTCGCCACCGGCATCGTCATGGAATTCCAGTTCGGTATGAACTGGAGTTACTACAGCCACTACGTCGGCGACATTTTTGGTGCGCCGCTGGCGATCGAAGGGCTGATGGCGTTCTTTTTGGAGGCCACCTTTGTTGGCCTGTTCTTCTTTGGTTGGGAGCGGCTGTCGCGGGTCAAGCACCTGATGGTGACGTTTTTGGTCGCGATCGGCTCGAACCTGTCGGCGCTGTGGATTTTGGTCGCCAACGGTTGGATGCAACACCCCGTTGGCAGCGCCTTCAATGTCGACACCATGCGTATGGAAATCACTGACTTTGGCGCAGTACTGACCAACCCGGTGGCCCAAGCCAAGTTTGTTCACACGGTCTCGGCCGGCTATGTCACCGGTGCGATCTTTGTGTTGTCGATCAGTGCGTGGTTTTTATTGCGCGGTCAGCACCGCGCGTTGGCGCGGCGCAGTTTTGCGGTGGCGGCGGCCTTTGGCCTGGCGTCGTCGTTGTCGGTGGTCGTGCTGGGTGACGAATCCGGGTACACGCTGACTGAAAACCAGAAAATGAAGTTGGCGGCGATCGAGGCGATGTGGGAAACGGAGGAGGCGCCGGCGGCCTTTACCTTGTTTGGTTTTCCCGATCAGGACGCGCGCGAAACGCATGCTGAAATCAAGCTGCCTTATGTCATGGGGTTGATTGCGACGCGTTCATTGGATGGTGAGGTCGAGGGCATTAACGACATCGTCGCGGATGGTGCATATCGAGTCAAAAGCGGCGTTATTGCGCGTCGTGCGTTACGCGAACTTCAGCTTAACCCTGCCGACAAGGTCGCTCAGTTGGCCTTCGAAACCTACGAAGAAAACCTGGGTCACGCGATGCTGTTGGACGCGGTTGCGGTCGATCCGCTAAACCCGACGGATCGAGAAATTCAGACGGCGGCGGACTCCCTGGTGCCGACCATTGCACCGTTGTTTTGGAGCTTCCGATTGATGGTGGCACTGGGCATGTTCTTTATTGCCGCGACTGCGTACGCCTTTTGGTTGTCCACCACCCACCAGGTCGAAGACAAGCGCTGGTTCCTTTGGGTGCTGGCTTACTCGTGGCCGTTGCCGTGGGTGGCCTGCGAACTGGGCTGGTTTGTGGCCGAATTCGGGCGCCAGCCTTGGATCATCGAAGGGGTGTTGCCGACGGCCAACGCGGTCAGTGGCTTAGCGGTCTGGGAAGTCGGCTTGACGCTGGCGGGATTCACCGCGCTCTACGCGGTGCTGATATTTATCGAGGTGCGTTTGATGCTCAAGGTATTGCGTCAGGGCCCCGAGCCCAGCCACGCGGTGCCGCGCGCTACTGCGCTGTCCGGTATGGCCCAGTTGACTGGCAAATAG
- a CDS encoding SixA phosphatase family protein, which produces MIVLIRHGHAEPGGPDAQRALSDSGRAEVMATAGWLDGLNLDKPRWFSSPYLRAQQTARLLGGVPELVRQVTPDTASSDAEKALSARYAGDTIVCFHQPLLASLVFRWTGDAVAVPTGAGFCLSGDLLAPGWMTLQDTFAP; this is translated from the coding sequence ATGATTGTGTTAATTCGCCACGGCCACGCCGAACCGGGTGGCCCGGACGCCCAACGCGCGTTGTCCGACTCCGGACGTGCCGAAGTCATGGCGACCGCGGGTTGGTTGGACGGTTTGAACTTGGATAAACCGCGCTGGTTTTCCAGCCCCTACTTGCGCGCCCAACAAACGGCGCGACTACTGGGCGGGGTGCCTGAATTGGTCCGCCAGGTAACGCCGGATACGGCCTCATCGGATGCTGAAAAAGCCCTGTCGGCGCGCTATGCTGGCGACACGATTGTGTGCTTTCACCAGCCGCTGTTGGCATCCCTGGTCTTTCGCTGGACCGGCGACGCGGTTGCCGTGCCAACCGGCGCTGGTTTTTGTTTGTCCGGGGACCTGCTGGCCCCCGGTTGGATGACTTTACAGGATACCTTTGCCCCGTGA
- a CDS encoding alpha/beta fold hydrolase has product MTPISFQLPSLTLRGWHCGHGLGNTTLALHGWLDNANTWSQLAPRLNREVIAIDVRGHGHSDWAGDAYHIWDSVLDVHALIAQIGGPVHLLGHSMGAGILGLYAGAFPEDVRSLNLVEGFGPWMEPSLSPRAQLRRAAKQHLNAKTPRPYPSLDVAAQVRASKGVTPITAEAIMPVVERGMREDAAGFHWRADPWLSLPSPLKMESHQIESCLRAIECPVKIALGEHGMLNPSPMLSERLGWVPQAETRMFSGDHHLHLYPQAATEIAHWFTQPYALVE; this is encoded by the coding sequence GTGACCCCGATTAGTTTTCAACTGCCGTCGCTGACATTGCGCGGCTGGCACTGTGGCCATGGCTTGGGCAACACAACGTTGGCATTGCACGGTTGGCTGGATAACGCCAATACCTGGTCGCAGTTGGCGCCGCGGCTGAATCGCGAGGTTATTGCGATTGATGTGCGCGGGCATGGGCATTCGGACTGGGCGGGTGACGCTTACCACATATGGGATTCGGTGTTGGATGTGCACGCTCTGATTGCACAAATAGGTGGCCCGGTGCACCTGTTGGGCCATTCGATGGGGGCGGGTATTTTGGGCCTTTACGCGGGCGCCTTTCCCGAGGACGTGCGCTCGTTGAATCTGGTCGAAGGCTTTGGTCCGTGGATGGAGCCCAGCCTAAGTCCGCGCGCCCAGTTGCGCCGCGCCGCTAAACAACACCTCAACGCCAAGACGCCGCGGCCCTATCCGAGTTTGGACGTGGCCGCCCAGGTGCGCGCCAGCAAAGGCGTCACGCCGATCACCGCCGAGGCAATTATGCCGGTGGTAGAGCGCGGGATGCGTGAGGACGCCGCGGGCTTCCATTGGCGTGCGGATCCTTGGCTCAGTTTGCCCAGCCCGCTGAAAATGGAGTCCCATCAAATTGAGTCCTGTTTACGGGCGATTGAGTGCCCAGTAAAAATTGCCTTGGGCGAGCACGGCATGTTGAATCCAAGCCCCATGCTGAGCGAACGCTTGGGCTGGGTGCCCCAGGCTGAAACCCGCATGTTTAGTGGGGACCACCATCTGCATTTGTACCCGCAAGCGGCCACAGAAATTGCCCATTGGTTCACCCAGCCTTACGCCTTGGTTGAATAG
- a CDS encoding ATP-binding cassette domain-containing protein yields the protein MNHKRWGLLAAAITAIAGIGLLGVSGGFIVATGIAGLAGLGAAFNLLVPSALIRLLALTRVAAGYASRLWLHDAMLDQINGARVALFRRWAQSPRLARGRHGWQLDALINGVDRIGLALLTKHEPRATGYATGALLALTAVLTGLHWPLLALGLGSAGAAVVAAGASDAHHAHDRARAAQVSQLTHSLLSCREWLAYQKPQPWVVDTSATLNALKRKTARLAQAGLVLDLALLITAALVLVPLSDPIAQAAAVFVLMAAREPLDQWVASFGHAGTGDEPESVTLSPAIGALRADQLRVGFDGPLHKVALNFDVEPGQRLWIQGASGSGKTALLDTLAGLLAPVDGRVRRPKRLSYTPQFPFMFDDSVAANLSLYAAIDPDRARQLLDQLGLGARFELDSLIGPTLVSGGEARRLGLIRAALQSSDAWLLDEPLVGLDHDAAEAVLALLQDYQGALVVVSHDSRVKRLSGLERVQLDAATDQTGDRRA from the coding sequence ATGAACCATAAACGTTGGGGCTTGCTAGCCGCCGCGATCACGGCAATCGCCGGTATTGGGCTGCTGGGTGTTAGCGGCGGCTTTATTGTGGCCACCGGGATCGCTGGGCTGGCCGGGCTGGGGGCGGCCTTTAATTTGTTGGTGCCGTCGGCGCTGATACGCTTACTGGCGCTGACCCGAGTGGCCGCGGGTTACGCCAGCCGCCTGTGGTTGCACGACGCCATGCTTGACCAAATTAACGGCGCCCGGGTCGCGCTGTTTCGGCGCTGGGCGCAATCGCCGCGCTTAGCTCGGGGTCGACACGGCTGGCAACTTGATGCCCTGATCAACGGCGTCGACCGGATCGGACTGGCCTTGCTGACAAAACACGAGCCGCGTGCCACCGGCTATGCCACCGGCGCGCTGTTAGCGCTGACCGCTGTCTTAACCGGGTTGCACTGGCCGCTGCTGGCGCTGGGCCTCGGCAGTGCCGGCGCCGCCGTAGTCGCCGCCGGCGCCAGCGACGCCCACCACGCGCATGACCGCGCTCGTGCCGCTCAGGTATCCCAGCTCACCCACAGCCTGCTCAGTTGCCGCGAATGGCTGGCCTACCAAAAACCGCAGCCTTGGGTGGTCGATACCTCGGCGACCCTGAACGCGCTGAAACGGAAAACGGCGCGTCTGGCCCAGGCCGGTTTAGTGCTGGACCTGGCGTTACTGATTACCGCGGCGCTCGTGCTGGTGCCCTTGTCGGACCCCATTGCCCAGGCCGCTGCGGTGTTTGTGTTAATGGCCGCACGCGAGCCGCTGGATCAGTGGGTCGCCAGTTTCGGCCACGCCGGCACCGGCGACGAGCCCGAGTCCGTCACCCTTTCACCGGCAATCGGCGCGCTGCGCGCGGACCAGCTGCGGGTCGGTTTCGATGGTCCCCTGCACAAAGTGGCATTGAATTTTGATGTTGAGCCGGGGCAACGGCTTTGGATACAGGGTGCCTCCGGCAGCGGAAAAACCGCCCTACTGGACACGCTGGCCGGTTTGCTTGCACCGGTGGACGGCCGCGTCCGGCGGCCAAAACGCCTGAGTTACACGCCGCAGTTTCCGTTCATGTTCGACGACTCCGTGGCCGCCAACCTTAGCCTGTACGCCGCAATAGACCCCGACCGCGCACGCCAGTTACTGGACCAACTGGGACTGGGGGCGCGCTTTGAACTGGACAGTTTGATCGGCCCGACGTTAGTTTCAGGCGGTGAAGCGCGCCGACTGGGGCTGATTCGCGCGGCGTTGCAGTCATCGGACGCATGGCTGCTGGACGAGCCGCTGGTCGGGCTGGATCACGACGCGGCCGAAGCGGTGTTAGCGCTGCTGCAGGACTATCAGGGCGCGCTGGTGGTGGTCAGCCATGACAGCCGAGTTAAGCGTCTGTCCGGGCTCGAACGCGTTCAGCTTGACGCCGCTACTGACCAAACCGGGGACCGTCGTGCATAA
- a CDS encoding ATP-binding cassette domain-containing protein — translation MPLLLINGLHSAAAVALAWTLSMGLTGALSMSWAVLALAARWGIARLETWVAQGRARDVERRSIQDLLGRALISASPWRRPQLGADIQEFSERRGRFSAGAEWLSRALVPATAIVLTAQATVSPYLAALMLIGVGLIPVFLILIGSRTQAASDTQVAQLAALSTRVMERLRGLSALWIQGTTAAAARDIEDTSEQHRRATFRVLRIAFLSNASVDLVASLTIALVAVHVGTALLGLVGFAGLTRIDLQSGLFILMLAPEVVLPWRRLTAAWHDRSQAQGAERAIEQWPPNTPKASAVHSGELVIQGRAVAAGSRVWIRGASGAGKSQLLDALAGLRDDDANFCGLSFGWLEQHPTIRGDSVRAQLRHVGSTWDAAKIRAMLDQLGLTARVGDIDQPFDPLALSGGEHQRLALLRALSRDPAVLLMDEPSASLDWANAQVLWDCLERFEGTQVIASHDDLADWASLQVCL, via the coding sequence TTGCCTTTACTGCTGATTAACGGCCTGCATAGCGCGGCCGCTGTTGCCCTCGCCTGGACCCTATCGATGGGGCTGACCGGCGCCCTATCGATGAGTTGGGCGGTGCTCGCCTTGGCTGCCCGCTGGGGCATAGCGCGCCTCGAAACTTGGGTCGCCCAAGGCCGTGCCCGCGACGTCGAGCGTCGTAGCATCCAAGACCTATTAGGTCGCGCCCTGATTAGCGCATCACCCTGGCGCCGACCGCAATTGGGCGCTGATATCCAGGAATTCAGCGAACGCCGGGGGCGATTTTCGGCCGGCGCCGAATGGCTGAGCCGTGCATTGGTGCCAGCGACCGCGATTGTACTGACCGCCCAAGCGACCGTTTCGCCGTACCTGGCCGCCTTGATGCTGATCGGTGTCGGCTTGATCCCGGTCTTTTTGATCCTGATTGGCAGTCGTACCCAGGCCGCCTCGGACACACAGGTGGCGCAACTGGCGGCCCTGTCGACTCGGGTCATGGAACGCCTGCGTGGCCTGTCGGCGCTATGGATCCAAGGCACCACGGCCGCCGCCGCACGTGACATCGAGGACACCAGCGAGCAGCATCGCCGGGCAACCTTCCGAGTTCTGCGCATTGCGTTTCTATCCAACGCCTCCGTCGATTTGGTGGCGTCGTTGACCATTGCGCTGGTCGCCGTGCATGTCGGCACCGCGCTACTGGGCTTGGTCGGGTTTGCCGGACTCACCCGGATTGACCTTCAGTCGGGTCTGTTCATTTTGATGTTGGCGCCCGAGGTGGTACTGCCGTGGCGGCGGCTGACGGCGGCTTGGCACGACCGCAGCCAGGCCCAGGGCGCGGAACGCGCCATCGAACAATGGCCCCCGAATACGCCGAAAGCGAGCGCGGTCCACAGCGGCGAACTGGTCATCCAGGGCCGCGCGGTCGCCGCCGGCAGTCGAGTCTGGATCCGTGGCGCATCCGGGGCCGGCAAAAGCCAATTGCTCGACGCCTTGGCTGGCTTGCGCGACGACGACGCCAATTTCTGCGGCCTGAGTTTTGGATGGTTGGAACAACATCCGACCATTCGCGGGGACAGTGTCCGTGCCCAATTACGTCACGTCGGCAGCACCTGGGATGCGGCAAAAATACGAGCGATGCTGGACCAACTGGGGCTGACTGCGCGCGTCGGTGATATCGATCAACCATTCGATCCGTTGGCGCTGTCCGGCGGCGAGCATCAGCGCTTGGCGCTGCTGCGTGCGCTGTCGCGCGACCCCGCCGTGTTGTTGATGGACGAACCCAGCGCCAGCTTGGATTGGGCCAATGCGCAGGTGTTGTGGGACTGCTTGGAACGCTTCGAAGGCACCCAGGTGATCGCCTCGCATGACGATTTGGCTGACTGGGCCAGCCTGCAGGTATGCCTATGA
- the aceK gene encoding bifunctional isocitrate dehydrogenase kinase/phosphatase: MRLFSPRQVAQTIQDGFATYRHRFIQITLGAPDRFDQADWLAVQQAAADRIELYEASVTDVSDTLRARVGPENLNADVWKETRDMYLSMIRERTDPELAETFFNSIFGRIFNQQKRTPELVFTESWFAGHQQGVSSQGIAMVYRLTAGADDAFDQVFDDYAFGIPWAQRSADRARIVRTFESYVSPQLMADTDARLEVLKSVFYRNKGAYLVARFVAGTTQVPLVIALVNDDGEVRVDAVVMDSEQVSIIFSFTRAYFMVDVPMPTEFVDFLQAMMPDKARPELYTSIGFYKHGKTELIRDMNHHLVRTDDAFVEAPGIRGLVMAVFTLPSLPVVFKLIKDRFGPSKMMSRDAVKRTYQLVKVHDRVGRMADTQEFHNLEFPRGRFSPALLEELLSSCANTVELSDDTVLIKHLYTERRMIPLNLWLQDAPKDQWKPVLDDYGWAIKQMAAANIFPGDMLLKNFGVTRHHRVVFYDYDEISYLTEVNFRKVPEPQTPEQEMAAEPWYSVGIHDVFPEEFPTFLFTDPEPRKIFIQLHPEIFDPRWWQDTQKAIEAGQLMDFFPYRGDHQAAFNWSI, from the coding sequence ATGCGGCTGTTTTCACCTCGTCAGGTTGCCCAGACTATCCAGGACGGATTTGCGACCTATCGCCACCGGTTTATTCAAATTACTTTGGGTGCGCCGGACCGGTTTGATCAGGCCGATTGGTTGGCCGTGCAACAGGCAGCGGCCGACCGGATCGAGCTTTACGAGGCCTCGGTCACTGACGTCAGTGACACGCTGCGCGCCCGCGTCGGGCCTGAAAACCTGAACGCCGATGTCTGGAAAGAAACCCGAGACATGTACTTGTCGATGATTCGGGAGCGAACCGATCCGGAATTGGCCGAGACCTTTTTTAATTCGATTTTTGGACGCATTTTTAACCAGCAAAAACGCACGCCAGAATTGGTCTTTACTGAATCATGGTTTGCCGGCCACCAACAGGGCGTGTCGAGTCAGGGCATCGCCATGGTTTATCGGCTGACGGCGGGGGCGGACGACGCCTTTGACCAGGTCTTTGACGACTACGCATTTGGCATTCCCTGGGCCCAGCGCAGCGCCGACCGGGCGCGCATCGTGCGCACCTTTGAAAGCTACGTCAGTCCGCAGTTGATGGCCGATACGGATGCACGCTTGGAAGTCCTCAAGTCCGTGTTCTACCGCAACAAAGGCGCCTATTTGGTGGCGCGCTTTGTTGCCGGCACGACCCAGGTACCGCTGGTCATTGCGCTGGTGAACGATGACGGTGAAGTTCGGGTGGATGCCGTCGTCATGGACAGTGAACAGGTGTCGATTATTTTCAGCTTCACACGCGCCTATTTCATGGTCGACGTTCCGATGCCGACGGAGTTCGTGGATTTTTTGCAGGCCATGATGCCGGACAAGGCACGGCCGGAGCTGTACACCTCGATTGGCTTTTATAAACACGGTAAAACCGAACTAATCCGGGACATGAACCATCACCTGGTGCGCACCGACGACGCCTTTGTCGAGGCCCCGGGTATCCGTGGTTTGGTCATGGCGGTATTTACGCTGCCCAGCTTGCCGGTGGTGTTTAAGTTGATCAAAGATCGCTTTGGCCCCAGCAAAATGATGAGCCGCGACGCGGTTAAGCGCACCTATCAACTGGTCAAAGTCCACGACCGGGTCGGGCGCATGGCCGACACTCAAGAGTTTCATAACCTCGAATTTCCGCGTGGCCGTTTCAGTCCGGCCTTGCTGGAAGAACTGCTCAGTTCGTGCGCCAACACGGTTGAGTTGAGCGACGACACGGTGCTGATCAAGCACCTGTACACCGAACGCCGTATGATCCCGCTGAACTTGTGGCTGCAGGATGCACCCAAGGATCAATGGAAGCCGGTGCTGGACGACTACGGGTGGGCCATTAAGCAAATGGCGGCGGCCAATATTTTCCCGGGCGATATGTTGCTGAAAAACTTTGGTGTCACCCGCCACCACCGCGTCGTTTTTTACGATTACGATGAAATCAGCTACCTGACCGAGGTCAACTTTCGCAAGGTCCCGGAGCCGCAAACGCCGGAGCAAGAAATGGCCGCAGAGCCGTGGTATTCGGTCGGCATCCACGATGTCTTTCCCGAGGAGTTCCCGACCTTTTTGTTCACCGACCCCGAACCGCGCAAGATCTTCATACAGTTGCACCCTGAAATTTTCGATCCGCGCTGGTGGCAAGATACTCAAAAAGCCATTGAAGCGGGCCAGTTGATGGATTTTTTCCCCTACCGCGGCGATCATCAGGCGGCGTTTAACTGGTCTATTTAG